The Terriglobales bacterium region GGCAGCCTTCGCGGCTCGCTTCTGCGCGCAAGATGCTCCGGTCACGACTACTGCGATTCTTCCCTTTTCCTAGGTACTGTTGGCCAGCTGTCGCCTCCTTTCGGCGGAGGATTGGAAGCGATGACAGCAATGTTGGGCGCGTCGAAGAATACTCTATCGCGAGGGCAGGGCGTGCGCTCTTTTTCGAGCCGAAAATCGAAAATGAGCTCGAAATCGTCCGTCTGAGGCATCCGGGGGAACCGCCAAGCTCGTGCGCTTTGCAGAGCTGGTGTCGCTAGGAGCTCGTGCCCATCCACAAGCCGAACCGTTTCCACGGTCCCGTCCATGGCCACATGAACACGAACATGCACCTTCCCTTGAACCTGCGCATATAAGGCCATCTCCGGGTACCGAGGAAACTCAATATGAACTGGAGCCACCTGTGCTTCCGCGTAGGGAGTCCACCGGGAGAGCACAAACGCAAGGACAGCGAGTAAACACCTAGCTCTACTGATTGGAAGCGTCCTTAAGTGTCTGGTTGCAGTTCTTGTCCACAGCTTTGTCGTTCCTCTCATGGAGTTTCTTGTCCCTTTCCTTGTTCCCTGTCCTGTCGTTTGGTATGACCTTCGTTAGGTGGGCAATCTCATGCAGCATGATGAACACTTGAGCCCCGAAGGAACCGCCCGAGAAACGCCCTCTATCAACGACGAAATAGTGACCTGCATCTGGACCTTCATTGAAGAATGCTCCTTGCGTGTTTACAGTGGCTATTTGGCCTGCCACGACAGAAGTGGCAGCGTCGACTCCTTCCGAAGTCAGGTCAGCCGCACCGATCAGGTTGCCTGAAATCGTGTTGTTAAGGAACTTGTCGAAATCCCCGAGGATGGTTGGATCATCCAAAACGGACGGGTGGCCCATCCTTCCGTCACCGGTACCGACGCTGAGGGTGCCCCACTCTTCGCGCAGCGAAGGGTGGGTTGAAGTAGGATCGCATCGCACAAACCTCCATCTATCACACTTCGGTCCAAGGCGAACACGGTGCCCCCCTTTTGTTCCGAAGCTTCCTGCCCTAACCCCTTCATTCCATCCCATGGCGAGGGACAGGGTGCGGCGTTGGCGGCCCGCGGCTCCATAGCCGATTCGCCGAAACACTCCCTGCTAAGATAGTCCCCGCATGGGCACACGCGGCAAGGCGCGCTTCGCCATCGCCATTCTGGCGGCGGGCAAGGGGACGCGGCTCAAGTCGAAGCATCCCAAGGTGCTGCATCCGGTCGGAGGCAGGCCGCTGCTTGCCCACGTGATTGACGCTGCGCGCCAAGTCGTGCCCGCCCGCGACATCCACGTCATCATCGGCCACGAGGCCGAGCGCGTACGCGAAGCCGTTGCCTCCACCGGCGTGCGTTTCGTGGTGCAGCAGCCACAGCGCGGCACCGGACACGCGCTCATGGTGGCGCGCCGCGCGCTGGCGCCCTATTCGCATGTTCTGGTGCTCTCCGGCGACGTGCCCCGCGTGCGCCCGGAAACCGTCGCTCGGCTGCGCGATTTTCATCGCGCGCAAGGCGCCGCCATGACCATCCTCACCGCCGAGCCGCCCGACCCCGCCGCCTATGGCCGTGTGATCCGCACCAACGGTGACGGGGTCTCCGCCATCGTCGAGGCCCGCGCGCTCACCCCCCAACAGCAGGATGCGCGCGAGATCAACTCCGGCATCTACGCTTTCGCCGTGGCGCCCCTCTTCCGGTATATTCGCCGCCTCTCGACCGCCAACTATCATCGCGAGTTCTATCTCACCGACATGGCGGCGATCCTGGCGGCCGCCGGGGAGCGCGTGGTCGCGTTGCGTGCTGAAAGCTCTGAAGAAGTTCTCGGCGCCAACACGCGTGCGGAACTGGTAGAACTGGACGCCCTGCTGCGTCGCGAAAAGTGCGCGCGACTCATGGACTCCGGCGTGACCATCTTTCAGCCCGAAACCTGCGTCATCGATGCCGCGGTTGAAATCGCACCGGACACGGTCGTCGAGCCTTTCGTGCAGATTCTGGGCAAGACGCGCATCGGTGGCGACTGCCGCATCCGCTCATACAGCGTAATCAGCGACTGCGAGATCGAGAGCGGCGTCACCATCCGTCCCGGCTGCGTTCTCGACCAGTCACGAGTGCGCCGTGGCGCCATTGTCGGCCCCTATTCCCACCTGCGTCCGGGAACCGACGTAGGCGAGGGCGCGCACGTGGGTAATTTCGTCGAAACCAAGAAGACGCGCCTCGGCCGCGGCTCCAAGGCCAACCACCTGACGTACCTCGGCGACGCCGAGATCGGCGCCGG contains the following coding sequences:
- the glmU gene encoding bifunctional UDP-N-acetylglucosamine diphosphorylase/glucosamine-1-phosphate N-acetyltransferase GlmU is translated as MGTRGKARFAIAILAAGKGTRLKSKHPKVLHPVGGRPLLAHVIDAARQVVPARDIHVIIGHEAERVREAVASTGVRFVVQQPQRGTGHALMVARRALAPYSHVLVLSGDVPRVRPETVARLRDFHRAQGAAMTILTAEPPDPAAYGRVIRTNGDGVSAIVEARALTPQQQDAREINSGIYAFAVAPLFRYIRRLSTANYHREFYLTDMAAILAAAGERVVALRAESSEEVLGANTRAELVELDALLRREKCARLMDSGVTIFQPETCVIDAAVEIAPDTVVEPFVQILGKTRIGGDCRIRSYSVISDCEIESGVTIRPGCVLDQSRVRRGAIVGPYSHLRPGTDVGEGAHVGNFVETKKTRLGRGSKANHLTYLGDAEIGAG